One region of Limnospira fusiformis SAG 85.79 genomic DNA includes:
- a CDS encoding PPC domain-containing protein, whose translation MAYDTIEDALNKGVITEQIEIRDRIGFRQDGQRELNDFYKFTIREESEFNLTLDDLNANANVQLLDSDGSVMFQSNNPGRRAENINANLEPGDYYVRVMAVGPAQTEYSLSLSAEPRTVVDPGQNLGVLNSLSEPVVINDRIGFTEGRVRNVEDFFSFSLDKDSDVSINLDQLRQNADIQILDEDRETILFQSMNPGRQEDSINGIFKAGDYVVRVFPRGAARTPYRLELTANEVLPPEELPGTRVGDLVGKVQPFVTADRIGFGTGSQRNQRDFYTFNLSEDASFYAQMDQLNRGANLLLHEYDPSRPKQLGSLLERVTAPANRPRTISNFLEVGDYALVVGAQGTNRTDYRLELDAQTNQSDYPTLATAKDLGELGVRPINEKNNVGLLIGDRFRDQEDWFKFSLSAEKNVDLVVDELRVNVANVEIYDSNGERIHQSERDGRNARKINDIFDPGDYYVRVFATGSGNTDYRLSLSAGETISPVDIIDINALGAPYSNFDNVGQTGSGVRNELDVYNFTLNESRDINVTLDQFNQNINLELYQGFFDPDSRRGRPIAVSEERGRTPENIAEVLESGDYHLRVVPVGNAETRYRLAINSEVVGGGVEITEVGSLNSLRNGEFKISDSIGFTDGGVRNNSDEYNFSLDVDSRFTLTLDELRMNANVIVFDSSGRPVMTGFNPDRESEFLSGELEAGDYKVQVFPAGAAQTNYFLKMNAVPTEPKPEERPTVDPITGEDPDGTLETATDLGSLNSDFRTPRDRIGFMEDGVRDVNDYYRFTLNEPQSLTIMLDGMRQNADLELLNSSGGMIDSSNQRGNNTDIITQNLDAGDYYLRVYPVGMAQTPYNLEFMFR comes from the coding sequence ATGGCTTACGACACGATAGAAGATGCCCTAAATAAAGGTGTCATAACTGAACAAATTGAGATTCGCGATCGCATTGGCTTTAGACAGGATGGCCAGCGAGAACTCAACGACTTCTACAAATTTACCATCCGTGAGGAAAGCGAGTTTAACCTCACCCTGGATGATTTAAATGCTAATGCTAACGTCCAACTGTTAGATAGCGACGGTTCGGTGATGTTCCAGTCTAACAACCCGGGTAGGCGAGCAGAAAACATTAACGCCAACTTAGAGCCCGGTGATTATTATGTCCGAGTTATGGCGGTAGGGCCAGCCCAAACGGAATATTCGTTAAGCCTAAGTGCAGAACCGAGAACCGTAGTAGATCCAGGTCAAAACCTGGGAGTTCTTAACAGTCTGTCAGAACCAGTAGTAATAAACGATCGCATTGGTTTTACTGAAGGTCGTGTACGGAACGTTGAAGATTTTTTCAGCTTTAGCTTAGATAAGGATAGCGATGTCAGCATCAACCTAGACCAACTGAGACAGAATGCCGACATTCAAATCTTAGATGAAGATAGGGAAACGATTCTCTTTCAATCGATGAATCCTGGGCGACAGGAAGACAGCATTAATGGTATTTTTAAAGCCGGCGATTATGTGGTGCGGGTATTTCCTCGTGGAGCTGCCAGAACTCCGTATCGGCTAGAGTTGACTGCCAACGAAGTGCTGCCACCGGAAGAATTACCAGGTACTCGAGTTGGGGATTTAGTCGGCAAAGTTCAACCGTTTGTCACTGCTGATCGTATCGGTTTTGGCACAGGAAGTCAGCGCAACCAAAGGGACTTCTACACCTTTAACCTGAGCGAGGATGCTTCATTTTATGCTCAAATGGATCAGCTCAACCGGGGAGCCAATCTGCTTTTACACGAGTATGATCCCAGTAGACCAAAACAACTAGGCTCTCTGTTGGAAAGGGTTACAGCTCCGGCTAATCGACCCAGAACCATCAGCAATTTCCTAGAGGTAGGAGATTATGCCTTAGTGGTAGGGGCTCAAGGTACTAACAGAACCGACTACCGATTGGAACTAGATGCTCAGACAAATCAAAGCGACTATCCTACTTTAGCAACTGCCAAAGACTTAGGGGAGTTGGGAGTCAGACCGATTAATGAGAAAAACAATGTAGGCTTATTAATAGGCGATCGCTTCCGAGACCAAGAGGACTGGTTCAAATTCAGCCTCAGTGCTGAGAAAAACGTGGATTTGGTCGTTGACGAACTGCGAGTTAATGTGGCAAATGTCGAGATTTACGACAGCAACGGTGAACGTATTCATCAGTCAGAAAGGGATGGTAGGAACGCCAGAAAAATTAACGACATCTTCGACCCGGGAGATTATTATGTCAGAGTATTTGCCACTGGTAGTGGTAATACTGACTATCGGCTGAGTCTCAGCGCGGGGGAAACTATTTCCCCGGTGGATATCATAGACATAAATGCTTTGGGTGCGCCCTACAGCAATTTTGACAATGTGGGTCAGACAGGGAGCGGAGTTCGCAACGAGTTAGATGTTTATAACTTTACCCTGAATGAGTCCAGGGATATTAACGTCACCCTAGACCAATTCAATCAAAACATCAACCTAGAACTATATCAAGGCTTTTTCGACCCTGACTCCAGAAGAGGCCGACCCATTGCAGTTTCTGAGGAGCGCGGACGTACACCAGAAAACATCGCCGAAGTCCTAGAGTCTGGTGATTACCACCTGCGAGTGGTACCGGTAGGTAATGCCGAGACTCGGTATCGACTGGCAATAAATTCTGAAGTTGTAGGTGGTGGTGTAGAAATCACAGAAGTCGGTTCTTTAAATAGCCTGAGAAATGGGGAGTTCAAAATCTCAGATAGCATCGGCTTTACTGACGGGGGTGTTCGTAACAACAGCGACGAATACAACTTTAGCTTAGATGTTGATAGTCGGTTTACCCTCACCCTAGACGAACTGAGGATGAATGCTAATGTTATTGTGTTTGACAGCAGCGGTAGGCCGGTTATGACTGGTTTCAACCCAGACCGTGAGTCGGAATTTCTCAGCGGGGAATTGGAAGCTGGGGACTACAAAGTGCAAGTCTTCCCAGCAGGTGCAGCGCAAACCAACTATTTCCTGAAAATGAATGCCGTACCTACAGAGCCGAAACCGGAAGAAAGACCGACCGTCGATCCAATTACCGGAGAAGACCCCGACGGCACTCTGGAAACTGCCACAGACTTGGGTAGCTTGAATAGTGATTTCCGAACTCCCAGAGACCGAATTGGCTTTATGGAAGACGGAGTTCGCGACGTTAACGACTACTACAGATTTACCCTCAACGAGCCCCAAAGTCTTACTATTATGCTGGACGGCATGAGGCAAAATGCCGATTTAGAGCTATTGAATAGTAGTGGCGGGATGATTGATAGTTCTAATCAACGTGGCAATAACACAGACATAATCACCCAAAATTTAGATGCGGGAGATTATTACTTGCGGGTTTATCCGGTAGGCATGGCTCAAACCCCTTATAATCTGGAATTTATGTTCAGATGA
- a CDS encoding Calx-beta domain-containing protein — MENTREILVAIMPEPSDYPNPLPPLGFSGDVSVEPLTAAAQIEAALTQVNQQLTEFVASANFQGDLQTAFGASTDVELGATIIEALTQGETPHLKVLSARAMNGADGAFDSLTGTVYLSDAIIHSEKLVDVITEEFGHYLDSQLNEIDSPGDEGELFMRLVNGEALTEADITGLRNQNDWGFIWVEGEPVAVQMSAPPEFAWTDLLGTSETDRAWALTTGSDGSIYVAGITEGKLDGQTNNGQRDAFITKYQPDGTKDWTRLLGTSSWDEAHALTTGSDGSIYVAGPTWRFVDGQTNGGNWDAFVTQYQPNGTKNWTRLLGSSENDVAHALTTGSDGSIYVAGYTEGNLDGQTHSGSRDAFIAKYRPDDTKVWTRLLGSSGSDEAHALTTGSDGSIYVAGYTEGNLDGQINSGSRDAFIAKYEPNGTKAWTRLLGTSGSDVARALTTGSDGSIYVAGYTEGNLDAHANSGGFDAFITKYQPDGSKDWTRLLGTLENEGVFGLTTGRDGSIYLGGWTSGNLDRQTNSGGEWDAFISKYQPDGIRDWTRLLGSSEDDVAYALTTGSDGSIYVAGETSGNLGGQTNSGGEWDAFISKLIVDEDEDLPQITIADTQVKEGDRGQTNARFVVTLDNPSSQRVVVNYATADGTATLRDRDYQRTTGRLVFQPGQTRQVINVPVFGDTKVEPDETFTVNLSRPQNAELARRRATGTIINDDFPQITIADTQVKEGDRGQTNARFVVTLDNPSPERVVVNYATADGTATVRDRDYRRTSGRLVFRPGQTRQFIDVPVFGDTKVEPDETFTVNLSNPQNAELGRRRAIGTIINDDFPQISIRDTEITEGDRGQTNARFLVTLDSPSPERVVVNYATADGTATAGEDYRRTTGRLIFRPGQTRQFIDVPVFGDTEIEPDETFTVNLSRPQNAQLGRRQATGTIINDDGSSPAVNLGRLTGEPIVINDEIGFTEAGDRNTEDYYRFNLNREGTVRIILDELFENANLEFLGSTGERIDQSRNPGTQREIITQRNLEPGTYYVRVFPHLAARTEYRLSINLI; from the coding sequence ATGGAAAATACCAGAGAAATATTAGTGGCCATAATGCCCGAACCATCGGATTATCCGAATCCCCTACCCCCATTGGGATTCAGCGGTGATGTGTCCGTCGAACCACTGACAGCAGCAGCCCAAATCGAGGCGGCATTAACTCAGGTTAACCAACAATTAACAGAGTTTGTCGCCTCCGCGAATTTTCAGGGGGATTTACAAACCGCTTTCGGTGCATCTACGGATGTGGAATTAGGGGCAACTATTATTGAGGCTTTGACTCAGGGAGAAACACCACATCTGAAAGTTCTTTCCGCCAGAGCCATGAATGGTGCGGATGGCGCTTTTGATTCCCTGACGGGTACGGTGTATTTATCGGATGCCATAATTCACAGTGAGAAACTGGTGGATGTGATAACCGAGGAATTTGGGCATTATCTGGATTCTCAGTTAAACGAAATCGACTCCCCAGGAGATGAGGGTGAGTTATTTATGCGCCTGGTGAATGGGGAAGCCTTGACAGAAGCAGATATCACCGGGTTAAGAAATCAGAATGATTGGGGTTTCATCTGGGTAGAAGGAGAACCGGTAGCAGTACAGATGTCCGCGCCGCCAGAGTTCGCCTGGACAGACCTGTTGGGAACCAGTGAGACTGACCGGGCGTGGGCTCTGACCACCGGTAGCGATGGGTCCATTTATGTGGCGGGTATAACTGAGGGCAAGCTAGATGGACAAACCAATAATGGTCAGCGAGATGCCTTTATCACCAAGTATCAGCCTGATGGTACTAAAGACTGGACGCGCCTGTTGGGAACCAGTAGTTGGGACGAGGCTCATGCCCTGACCACCGGTAGTGATGGGTCGATTTATGTGGCGGGCCCGACTTGGAGGTTCGTAGATGGACAAACTAATGGTGGTAACTGGGATGCCTTTGTCACTCAGTACCAGCCCAATGGCACTAAAAATTGGACGCGCCTGCTGGGAAGCAGTGAGAATGATGTAGCTCATGCCCTGACTACCGGTAGTGATGGCTCTATTTATGTGGCTGGCTATACTGAGGGCAACTTAGATGGACAAACCCATAGTGGTAGCAGGGATGCCTTTATCGCTAAGTACCGCCCTGATGATACTAAAGTCTGGACGCGCCTGCTGGGAAGCAGTGGGAGTGACGAGGCTCATGCCCTGACCACCGGTAGTGATGGGTCGATTTATGTGGCTGGCTATACTGAAGGCAACTTAGATGGACAAATCAATAGTGGTAGCAGGGATGCCTTTATCGCTAAGTACGAGCCTAATGGCACTAAAGCCTGGACTCGCCTGTTGGGAACCAGTGGGAGTGATGTAGCTCGTGCCCTGACCACCGGTAGCGATGGCTCTATTTATGTGGCTGGCTATACTGAAGGCAACTTAGATGCACACGCCAATAGTGGTGGCTTCGATGCCTTTATTACCAAGTACCAGCCTGATGGCAGTAAAGATTGGACGCGCCTGTTGGGAACCCTTGAGAATGAAGGGGTTTTTGGTTTGACTACCGGTAGGGATGGGTCGATTTATTTGGGGGGCTGGACTTCAGGCAACCTAGATAGACAAACCAATAGTGGTGGCGAATGGGATGCCTTTATCAGCAAGTACCAGCCTGATGGCATTAGGGACTGGACGCGCCTACTGGGAAGCAGTGAGGATGATGTGGCTTATGCCCTGACGACGGGTAGTGATGGCTCTATTTATGTGGCGGGGGAGACTTCGGGCAACCTAGGCGGACAAACCAATAGTGGCGGCGAATGGGATGCCTTTATCAGCAAGTTAATTGTTGATGAGGATGAGGATTTACCCCAAATTACGATCGCAGACACCCAGGTAAAAGAAGGCGATCGCGGTCAGACTAATGCTCGTTTTGTCGTCACATTAGATAATCCTAGCAGTCAGAGGGTAGTGGTTAACTATGCTACCGCTGACGGTACAGCTACGCTCAGAGACCGAGACTATCAACGCACCACCGGAAGGCTGGTATTTCAACCCGGTCAAACCCGCCAAGTCATTAATGTTCCCGTGTTTGGGGATACTAAAGTCGAACCTGATGAAACCTTTACCGTCAACCTGAGTAGACCTCAAAATGCGGAATTAGCAAGGCGACGTGCTACCGGAACTATTATCAATGATGATTTCCCCCAAATTACGATCGCAGACACTCAGGTAAAAGAAGGCGATCGCGGTCAGACGAATGCTCGTTTTGTGGTCACATTAGATAATCCTAGCCCGGAGAGGGTAGTGGTTAATTATGCTACCGCTGACGGTACAGCCACTGTCAGAGACCGAGACTATCGACGCACCAGCGGAAGGCTGGTATTTCGCCCCGGTCAAACCCGCCAATTTATTGATGTTCCCGTGTTTGGGGATACTAAAGTCGAACCTGATGAAACCTTTACCGTCAACCTCAGTAACCCTCAAAATGCGGAATTAGGAAGGCGACGTGCTATCGGAACTATTATCAATGATGATTTCCCCCAAATCTCTATCAGAGATACGGAAATCACAGAAGGCGATCGCGGTCAGACTAATGCTCGTTTTTTGGTAACCTTAGATAGCCCTAGCCCTGAAAGGGTAGTGGTTAATTATGCTACGGCTGACGGGACGGCTACCGCTGGGGAAGACTATCGACGCACTACAGGAAGGCTGATATTTCGCCCCGGTCAAACCCGCCAATTTATTGATGTTCCCGTGTTTGGAGATACCGAAATAGAACCCGATGAAACCTTTACCGTCAACCTGAGTAGACCTCAAAATGCCCAATTAGGACGGCGACAAGCTACCGGAACTATTATCAATGACGATGGCTCGTCTCCTGCGGTCAACCTGGGTAGACTCACCGGAGAACCCATTGTGATCAATGACGAAATTGGTTTTACCGAAGCAGGCGATCGCAATACCGAGGACTATTACCGCTTTAACCTCAATCGTGAAGGGACTGTCCGAATTATCTTAGATGAACTATTTGAAAATGCTAACCTGGAATTTTTGGGTAGTACAGGGGAGAGGATTGATCAATCCAGAAATCCTGGTACTCAGCGGGAAATTATCACCCAACGAAACCTTGAACCGGGAACCTACTATGTCCGTGTATTTCCCCACCTCGCGGCTCGCACTGAATACAGATTAAGTATTAACTTAATTTAG
- a CDS encoding pre-peptidase C-terminal domain-containing protein produces MENTREILVAIAPEPSDYPNPLPPLGFSGDVSVEPLTAAAQIEAALTQVNQQLTEFVASANFQGDLQTAFGAYTDVELGATIIEALSQGETPEMMVLSATSMNGADGAFDSVTGTVYLSDAIIHSEKLVDVITEEFGHYIDSQLNEIDSPGDEGELFMRLVNGEALTEADITGLRNQNDWGFIWVEGEPVAVQMAYDTIEDALNKGVITEQIEIRDRIGFRQDGQRELNDFYKFTIREESEFNLTLDDLNANANVQLLDNWGSVIFLSNNPGRRAENINANLDPGDYYVRVMAVGPAQTEYSLSLSAEPRTVDLGQNLGVLNSLSKPVVINDRIGFATGSVRNVEDFFSFSLDKDSDVSITLDQLRQNANIQLLDADRETILFQSMNPGRVEDNINGILKAGDYVVRVFPQGAARTDYRLELTANEAHRPEELPGARVGDLIGKEEPFVIVDSIGFGIGSQRNQRDFYTFNLSEDASFYAQMDQLNGGANLFLHEYNPSRPKQLGSLLERVTAPGNRPRTISNFLEVGDYALVVGAQGANRTGYRLELDAQTNQSDYPTLATAKDLGQLGVRPINETNNVGLLIGDRFRDQEDWFKFSLSAEKNVDLVVDNLRVSVANVEIYDSKGQRIHQSKRDGTNARTISDIFDPGDYYVRVFATGSGNTDYRLSLSAGETISPVDILNIGALGASYSKFDNVGQTESGVRNELDVYNFTLNESRGINVTLDQFNQNINLELYQGFFDPDSRRGRPIAVSEERGHTPENIAEVLESGNYHLRVVPVGNAETRYRLAINAMNNEDLPKITIADTQVKEGDRGQTNARFVVTLDNPSPERVTVNYATADGTATVRDRDYQRTTGRLVFQPGQTRQFINVPVFGDTKVEPDETFTVNLTRPQNAELGRRRAIGTILNDDFQGGNNNPRPEPPDNDIFPNAVNLGRLTEEIVRNDRIGYVVGGDRNTDDYYRFILNREGTVRIDLDDLFKDANLQLLGSDGELISQSNNPGKNPETITARRLEPGTYYVRVFPHLAARTEYRLSIDLV; encoded by the coding sequence ATGGAAAATACCAGGGAAATATTAGTGGCGATCGCGCCGGAACCATCGGATTATCCGAATCCCCTACCCCCATTGGGATTCAGCGGTGATGTGTCCGTCGAACCACTGACAGCAGCAGCCCAAATCGAGGCGGCATTAACTCAGGTTAACCAACAATTAACTGAGTTTGTCGCCTCCGCGAATTTTCAGGGGGATTTACAAACCGCTTTCGGTGCATATACGGATGTGGAATTAGGAGCAACTATTATTGAGGCTTTGAGTCAGGGAGAAACACCAGAGATGATGGTGCTTTCCGCTACATCGATGAATGGTGCGGATGGCGCTTTTGACTCGGTGACGGGTACGGTGTATTTATCGGATGCGATAATTCACAGTGAGAAACTGGTGGATGTGATAACGGAGGAATTTGGGCATTATATAGACTCCCAATTAAACGAAATCGACTCCCCAGGAGATGAGGGTGAGTTATTTATGCGGTTAGTGAATGGGGAAGCGTTGACAGAAGCTGATATCACCGGGTTAAGAAATCAGAATGATTGGGGTTTCATCTGGGTAGAAGGAGAACCGGTAGCAGTACAGATGGCTTACGACACGATAGAAGATGCCCTAAATAAAGGTGTCATAACTGAACAAATCGAGATTCGCGATCGCATTGGCTTTAGACAGGATGGCCAGCGAGAACTCAACGACTTCTACAAATTTACCATCCGTGAGGAAAGCGAGTTTAACCTCACCCTGGATGATTTAAATGCTAATGCTAACGTCCAACTGTTAGATAACTGGGGTTCGGTGATTTTCCTGTCTAACAACCCGGGTAGGCGAGCAGAAAACATTAACGCCAACTTAGATCCCGGTGATTATTATGTCCGAGTTATGGCGGTAGGGCCAGCCCAAACGGAATATTCGTTAAGCCTAAGTGCAGAACCGAGAACCGTAGATCTAGGTCAAAACCTGGGAGTTCTTAACAGTCTGTCCAAACCAGTAGTAATAAACGATCGCATTGGTTTTGCTACTGGTAGTGTACGGAACGTTGAAGATTTTTTCAGCTTTAGCTTAGATAAGGATAGCGATGTCAGCATCACCCTAGACCAACTGAGACAGAATGCCAACATTCAACTCTTAGATGCAGATAGGGAAACGATTCTCTTTCAATCGATGAATCCTGGGCGAGTCGAAGACAACATTAATGGTATTTTGAAAGCCGGCGATTATGTGGTGCGGGTATTTCCTCAGGGCGCTGCCAGAACTGACTATCGGCTAGAGTTGACTGCCAACGAAGCGCACCGACCGGAAGAATTACCAGGTGCTCGAGTTGGGGATTTAATCGGCAAAGAAGAACCGTTTGTCATTGTTGATAGTATCGGTTTTGGCATAGGAAGTCAGCGCAACCAAAGGGACTTCTACACCTTTAACCTGAGCGAGGATGCTTCATTTTATGCTCAAATGGATCAGCTCAACGGGGGAGCCAATCTGTTTTTACACGAGTATAATCCCAGTAGACCAAAACAACTAGGCTCTCTGTTGGAAAGGGTTACAGCTCCGGGTAATCGACCCAGAACCATCAGCAATTTCCTAGAGGTAGGAGATTATGCGTTAGTGGTAGGGGCTCAAGGTGCTAACAGAACCGGCTACCGATTGGAACTAGATGCTCAGACAAATCAAAGCGACTATCCTACTTTAGCAACTGCCAAAGACTTAGGGCAGTTGGGAGTCAGACCGATTAATGAGACAAACAATGTAGGGTTATTAATAGGCGATCGCTTCCGAGACCAAGAGGACTGGTTCAAATTCAGCCTCAGTGCTGAGAAAAACGTGGATTTGGTCGTTGACAACCTGCGAGTTAGTGTGGCTAATGTCGAGATTTACGACAGCAAGGGTCAACGTATTCATCAGTCAAAAAGGGATGGTACGAACGCCAGAACAATTAGCGACATCTTCGACCCGGGAGATTATTATGTCAGAGTATTTGCCACTGGTAGTGGTAATACTGACTATCGGCTGAGTCTCAGCGCGGGGGAAACTATTTCCCCGGTGGATATCCTAAACATAGGTGCTTTGGGTGCGTCCTACAGCAAGTTTGACAATGTAGGTCAGACAGAGAGCGGAGTTCGCAACGAGTTAGATGTTTATAACTTTACCCTGAATGAGTCCAGGGGTATTAACGTCACCCTAGACCAATTCAATCAAAACATCAACCTAGAACTATATCAAGGCTTTTTCGACCCTGACTCCAGAAGAGGCCGACCCATTGCAGTTTCTGAGGAGCGCGGACATACACCAGAAAACATCGCCGAAGTCCTAGAGTCTGGTAATTACCACCTGCGAGTGGTACCGGTAGGTAATGCCGAGACTCGGTATCGACTGGCAATAAATGCAATGAATAATGAGGATTTACCCAAAATTACGATCGCAGACACTCAGGTAAAAGAAGGCGATCGCGGTCAGACTAATGCTCGTTTTGTGGTCACATTAGATAATCCTAGCCCGGAGAGGGTCACAGTTAATTATGCTACCGCTGACGGTACAGCTACGGTCAGAGACCGAGACTATCAACGCACCACCGGAAGGCTGGTATTTCAACCCGGTCAAACTCGCCAATTTATTAATGTTCCGGTGTTTGGGGATACTAAAGTCGAACCTGATGAAACCTTTACCGTCAACCTGACTAGACCTCAAAATGCCGAATTAGGAAGGCGACGTGCTATCGGAACTATTCTGAATGATGATTTCCAAGGGGGGAATAATAACCCCAGACCTGAACCACCCGATAATGATATCTTCCCTAATGCAGTAAACCTGGGTAGACTCACTGAAGAAATTGTCAGGAATGACCGCATTGGCTATGTAGTAGGAGGCGATCGCAATACCGACGACTATTACCGCTTTATCCTCAATCGTGAAGGGACTGTCCGAATTGACCTGGATGATCTATTTAAAGATGCTAACCTGCAATTGTTGGGTAGTGATGGTGAGTTGATATCCCAGTCTAATAATCCAGGTAAAAACCCCGAAACTATCACCGCTAGAAGACTTGAACCCGGAACTTATTATGTGCGGGTATTTCCCCACCTGGCTGCACGCACTGAATACAGATTGAGTATTGACTTGGTTTAG